A genomic segment from Saprospiraceae bacterium encodes:
- a CDS encoding T9SS type A sorting domain-containing protein translates to MKDAQNLTSTCTANVTLVDLTDPVALCQPAAIQLDASGNASLTAAQVDNGSSDNCGITMMSVFPNSFTCANVGNNFVTLTVEDAFGGKHSCQTFVDVQDITDPMAVCQDLSVTLDATGNAGITGSQVDGGSFDNCGIASMSVLPNSFTCENVGDNPVTLTVTDVNGNPATCSATVTVVGSADDDCDGVFNECDICPGGDDSVDANGDGIPDCSQVLAYADYSEDWKCSKNKLSICHVDKFGNRSTLCLNKNALLDHLSHGDFAGPCQNCGGQNLVAPVNGGNAIQLNVIQPELSIFPNPASHEVHIVFDRQAPAATLRIMDVLGRVVYEKELGEDVDRLTIDLNNSHFENGIYFISLFEAGELITKSLVVQQ, encoded by the coding sequence GCTGCTATCCAGCTCGACGCCAGCGGCAATGCCAGCCTGACCGCCGCACAAGTGGACAATGGTTCTTCGGATAATTGTGGGATCACGATGATGAGCGTTTTCCCCAACAGTTTCACCTGTGCAAATGTGGGCAATAACTTCGTCACCCTTACGGTGGAAGATGCTTTTGGAGGGAAACACAGTTGCCAGACCTTCGTCGATGTGCAGGACATCACTGACCCGATGGCGGTTTGTCAAGACCTATCTGTCACCCTCGATGCCACGGGCAATGCCGGCATCACGGGCAGCCAGGTCGACGGCGGCAGCTTCGACAATTGCGGCATTGCCTCAATGAGTGTTTTGCCCAATAGCTTTACTTGCGAAAATGTGGGTGACAACCCAGTGACCCTCACCGTGACCGATGTGAATGGCAACCCTGCCACTTGCTCCGCTACTGTGACGGTGGTAGGTTCTGCCGACGACGATTGTGACGGCGTGTTCAACGAGTGTGACATCTGCCCCGGCGGCGACGACTCCGTGGACGCCAATGGGGACGGCATTCCCGATTGCAGCCAGGTGTTGGCTTATGCCGATTATAGCGAAGATTGGAAATGCAGCAAAAATAAATTATCCATCTGCCATGTGGACAAGTTCGGCAACCGCAGCACGCTTTGCCTCAACAAAAATGCACTCCTAGACCACCTCTCCCATGGTGATTTTGCAGGCCCCTGTCAGAATTGCGGCGGGCAGAATTTGGTTGCGCCAGTAAATGGTGGTAATGCCATCCAGCTGAATGTCATCCAACCAGAATTAAGCATTTTCCCTAACCCGGCCAGCCATGAAGTACATATAGTCTTTGACCGGCAGGCCCCGGCCGCCACACTCCGCATCATGGATGTGCTCGGCAGGGTGGTTTATGAAAAAGAATTGGGCGAAGATGTTGATCGATTAACAATTGACTTGAACAATAGTCATTTTGAAAACGGCATATACTTCATATCTCTTTTTGAAGCGGGAGAATTAATAACCAAGTCATTGGTGGTTCAGCAATAA
- a CDS encoding class I SAM-dependent methyltransferase — MIKQLYRFLSPRYQNLFLEYKVDLSPRYGHGQPPHSGLYDLINQRRASYKALLHTLLEQKAAIQAIKKCGEEKDPAQPCWNNGFLPGLDIATLYFMLNHTQAKTYIEVGSGNSTKVAARSIKDHGLSTRILSIDPQPRVEIDALADEVIRAPFEKTDLAILDQLAASDILFIDNSHRVLPNSDATVFFLEVLPRLKPGVIVHIHDIYLPYDYPPFMCDRFYSEQYLLAAFILANPAKYLPILPNYFISEDPELSQLLQPLWQHPHLDGVERHGGSFWMTIGA, encoded by the coding sequence ATGATAAAGCAACTATATCGATTCCTCTCCCCCCGTTACCAAAACCTCTTTTTGGAGTACAAAGTAGACCTATCGCCACGCTATGGACACGGGCAGCCGCCACATAGCGGCCTGTACGACCTCATCAACCAGCGCCGAGCAAGCTACAAGGCCCTCCTCCACACCCTTTTGGAGCAAAAGGCCGCCATTCAGGCCATCAAAAAATGTGGCGAAGAAAAAGACCCTGCCCAGCCCTGTTGGAACAATGGCTTTTTACCCGGTTTGGATATTGCCACCTTGTATTTTATGCTCAACCATACCCAGGCCAAGACCTATATCGAGGTAGGATCCGGCAATTCCACCAAAGTGGCAGCCCGGAGTATCAAGGACCATGGCCTGTCTACCCGAATACTCTCCATTGACCCACAGCCCAGGGTAGAAATTGACGCCTTGGCAGACGAGGTGATCCGCGCCCCTTTCGAAAAGACCGACTTGGCCATTCTTGATCAATTAGCCGCCAGCGATATCCTGTTTATTGACAATTCCCACCGCGTATTGCCCAATTCGGATGCCACCGTCTTTTTTCTGGAAGTATTGCCCCGCTTGAAGCCTGGCGTCATCGTGCATATCCATGACATCTACTTGCCTTATGATTACCCGCCGTTTATGTGCGACCGGTTTTATTCAGAGCAATACCTTCTGGCGGCTTTTATCCTGGCCAATCCCGCCAAATACCTTCCCATTTTACCCAATTATTTTATTAGTGAAGACCCAGAATTGAGTCAATTATTGCAGCCCCTTTGGCAACATCCCCACCTCGACGGCGTAGAACGACATGGGGGGAGTTTTTGGATGACCATAGGCGCATAG